Part of the Streptomyces sp. NBC_00457 genome, CCCAAGCGCCTGTTGAAGGAATTCGATCGGGGCGGTCAGTAACGGGTCAAAACTCGGTCGACAGGCGGAGCCGCGAACCACTGTGATGGGTCCGAGTGCCCGTCGTACGGAGCGGGCCGGCCACAGGAGCTGCTCTTGGCAACCGTGAGAACGGTGGACACCCGCCCCCAGATCGATGATGCACTGGTCAGGCGCCTGATCGACACTCAGTTCCCGCAGTGGGCGGGGCTGCCCCTGAAGCTGCTCGACCCCGCCGGCTCCGACCATGTGATCTACCGGCTGGGTGAGGAGCTGTCCGTCCGGCTGCCCCGCCATGCCGGAGCCATCGGGCAGGCCAGGAAGGAATTCCAGTGGCTGCCCCGGCTCGCCCCGCACCTTCCCCTGGCTGTCCCGGTACCGGTGAGGGTGGGCGAGCCCGACTTCGGTTATCCGTGGCCGTGGGCGGTGTCCCGCTGGCTGGACGGTGAGGTGGCGACCGTCGAGGCACTGGCCGGTTCCTCCACGGCCGCCGTTGAACTGGCTCAGTTCTTGACTGCCTTGCAGCAATTCGCACCCGAGGACATCCACGCCGAGAGCACCCTGGTAGAGCTCACCGGCCGGCCGTTGTCCGACCGGGACCGTGCGACGCGGGCCGCCATCGCCCAGGTCGACGGCGTGTTCGACGCAACAGCGATGACCGAACTGTGGGACGCGGCACTGAGCGCCCCCGGGTGGGACCGTTCTCCGGTGTGGTTTCACGGCGACTTCCACACCGGCAACCTGCTCACCGTCGACGGCCGCCTCAGCGCCGTCATCGACTTCGGCGAGCTCGGCACCGGTGACCCGGCCCGTGACCTGATGATCGCTTTCACCTTGATGTCGGCCGACAGCCGAGCCGTCTTCCGCGACGCGCTCGATGTGGACGACGCCACCTGGATGCGGGGCCGCGGCTGGGCCCTGGCCACTGGCCTGAACGCCTACACCTCCTACGCCGCCGTCGACCCCCGGGTCGCCGAGCAGACCACCAGGCAGATCAACCAGGCCCTCGTCGGCTGACAACGGCAACACACACTTGACGTGTATGCCGTGAGTGCATGTATACGCGGCACTCGGCCCGGATACTCGGTCGGAATGGTACGGACGTTGAAACGGCATGGAAGGCACGGCGGGCACAGCGCGACCGACCAGAAGGCCGAGACCGTGCGGGCACCTGAAGCCGGGCCGGATGAGCAGGTGGAGCGGCAGGCGCCGGACAAACCGACGGATCTGCCCAAGCGCTCCTGGGGAGCGGTACTGAAAGGCACCCTGAAGGAGTTCAAGAAGGACGAGCTGACCGACCGGGCCGCGGCACTGACCTACTACAGCATTCTGGCGCTGTTCCCGGCACTGCTGGCACTCATCTCACTGCTCGGGGTCGTCGGGCAGTCGGCGTCGCAGCAGGTGCTGGACAACATCCAGAACCTGGCCCCGGGCGCGGCGCGGGATGTCCTGAGCAGTGCGGTGCAGCAGATGCAGGGCAGTGCCGGGATCGGTTCGGTCATGGCGATCGTGGGTCTGCTGCTCGCGGTGTGGTCGGCCTCCGGCTATGTCGCCGCGTTCATCAGGTCCGCCAACGCGGTCTACGACGTCCCGGAGGGCCGGCCGGTGTGGAAGGTACTGCCCGTCCGCGTCGGCGTGACGGTGGTCCTGATGGTCCTGGCCGTGGTCAGCGCGGTGATCGTCGTGTTCACCGGCAGCCTGGCCCAGCAGCTCGGCTCCACTCTGGGTGTCGGCGACACGGCGCTGACGGTGTGGTCGATCGCGAAGTGGCCGGTACTGGCGCTCCTGGTCACCACCATGATCGCGATCTTGTACTGGGCGACGCCGAACGCGCGGGTGCGCGGGTTCCGGTGGATCACGCCGGGCAGCTTCCTGGCACTGGTGATCTGGATGATCGCCTCGGCCGGGTTCGCTTTGTATGTGGCGAACTTCGCCTCGTACAACAAGACCTACGGCACCTTCGCGGGCGTGATCATCTTCCTGGTGTGGCTGTGGATCACGAATCTGGCGATCCTGCTGGGCCTGGAGTGCGACGCGGAGCTGGCCCGCCAGCGCGCGGTGGCAGGCGGTCAGCCGGCCGACGAAGAGCCGTACGTACAGCCGCGCGACACCCGCAAGTGGGACGAGGAGGATCGCCGCCGTCTTGGATCCTGACGTGGCGGGGACCGCACCGCCGCGGGCCTCGTTCAGGACCGCTCCAGGTTCTTAGGGGTGCCGGGCCGAATCGCTCACGACACCGGTGTGACCTGGCCCTGACCGGGAAGTCGGCTGGTCATGGGAACGATGGCGGATCTTCACGATGGGGACCGCCGGCTGGCCAGACGGACGATCGGGTCGGGGCCACCCTGGGTGCGCCGGCTCGCGTCGGCGGTGCAGGAGGCCGCCGAGCACACCAAGCTGTGGTGGGCGACGGCCGGAGCCATGGCCGCGCTCGGCGGGTGGCGCGGCAGTACGGCCGCGGCGGCGGGCGTGACTGCCATGACGATGTCCGAGGTGCTGTCGAACGCGGTCGCCAAGAAGTTGTACCGACGGCGCCGCCCGCCCCGGGAATGGGTCCCGCCGGAGGAACTCCGGGAGCGCCCGGACAGCTCGTCGTTCCCCTCGGGGCACACCGCCGCGGCCGTCGCCTTCGCGGGCGCCGTCGCGCCGGTCTGGCCGGCCGCCGGTGCCGCCTGTGGGCTGTCGGCGGTGGTGGTGTCCGCCGAGCGGGTGCACAGCGGTGCCCGCTACCCCTCCGACGTGGCCGCCGGAGGCGTGATCGGGCTGGCCGCGGCCGCCCTGGTACGGGCCGTGCCTCATCTGCCGTGGCGGCGGCTGCTCTGACGGGAGGTGATGCGTGCTGACCCGGGGTACCCGGAGAGCCGATCAGACGGTGGAAGTAGAACCGGCCGCTCGGTCACCCCGGGCAGCCCACCCCAAGGACAGCCCCAAGGAAGGTGAGCACTCATGACAGCAGATGGTTCCCCCCGCCCGGGCAGCGGAGCGCAGGAACCGGTGAGTGACCTGGTCCAGCGTGCCTCGCGGCAGCTGTCTCAGCTGGTCCGCGACGAGATGCGCCTGGCGCAGGCGGAGATGACCGAGAAGGGCAAGCGGTTCGGCAGGGGCGGCGGCCTGTTCGGCGGCGCCGGGCTGATGGGCGTGCTCACCCTGCAGGCGCTGGTGGCCACCGTGATCGCCGTTCTGTCGCTCGCCCTGGATGTGTGGGTGGCGGCTCTGATCGTCACCGGCGTCCTGGCCGCCGTCACCGCGCTGATGGCGGCGCTCGGGAAGCGACAGATCAGCCAGGCATCCCCGCCGAGGCCCGAGCAGACCATGGAGAGCGTCAAGGCCGATATGGCCGAGATCAAGGAGAAGGCACACCGATGACCCAGGACAAGCCGAACAAGGGCGATGAGACAGCACCTTCCCCGGAGCAACTGCGGGAGCAGGTCGAGGCGACCCGCGAGGAACTCGGCGAGACCGTCGAGGCGCTCGCGGCGAAGACCGACGTCAAAGCCCGCGCCCAGGAGAAGACAGCGGCTGTCAGGCACCAGGTCGCCGAGAAGACCACACAGGTCAGGACGCAGCTGAAGGACAAGGCCACGCACGCGGCCCACGTGGTTCAGGACAGGACCCCCGAGCCGGTGCGCGCGAAGGCCGCCGCGGCCACGGAGCAGGTCCACGACAAGGCCGTACACGTCGCGGAGCTGGCCCGGGACAAGGCCCCGGAACCGGTACGCGAGAAGGCCGGCCAGGGCATGCAGGTGGCGCGCGCCAACCGCACTCCGCTGCTCACCGCAGCCGGTGCGCTCATCGCGCTGCTGCTCATCCGCCGCGCCCGGAGGCATCGATGAAAGCGTCGAAAGTCGCTTACAAGCCGGTCGGCATGGCCATGGGCGCCCTCAGCGGTGCGCTGGCCGGCGCGATGTTCAAGGAGGTCTGGAAGCGGCTCGGGCACGAGGAGGATGCCCCCGATGCCACCGACGAGCACCGCACCTGGCGCGAGGTGGTGTCGGCAGCCGTCCTGCAGGGAGCGATCTTCGCCGGTGTGAAAGCCGTCGTCGACCGCGGCGGCGCCACCGCCACCCGCCGCCTGACCGGCACCTGGCCCGGCTGACCGACCGTCGGCCTCCGGCACAACACCGGCCGGCGCATACCCGGTTGGTGGTGCGGGGCCCAGGAGCCGATGCCGGCCCACCGACTGGATGGGCTCCGAAACACGCAGGAAACGGGCGCTTCCTACACTCCGCCGCATGCGCCACCTGACCGTCCTTGACGCCCCCACCGAGTGGAGCCGGTTCGCCGAGGGCTCCATCGAACGCCGGATGCTGCTCGCCCTCGGCGACCGGCTCGGCACCGGGCTTCGTCCGAAGCCGCTCATGCTTCCGGACGGCAGCCGTGTCGAGGTCGAGGGGATCGACGCCGAGGGCAGGGTGCTGGTCCAACTCGTCAGCAATCAGGGCGCTTACAAGCCCGCCTACCGCAACAAGGTCATGGCGGACATGTTCAAGTTGCTCTGGCTGCGCGACTCCGTGCCGACCGCCGAGCGTGCGGTGCTTCTGGTCACCGAGCTGATCGTGCAGGCGCTCGGCGGCTGGGTGGCACGCGCTGCGGCGGACCTCGGGATCGAGATCTACGTCTTCGACGGCAGCACGGTCGTCACACTCGAGCGCTGAACGTAAAGCGCGCGAAACAAACAGCGCCGCAGGGCCGTAACACAAGGCTCCTACGGTCGACGACACCTAAGCGGATTTCCGCGTCGCAGTCACCCGCACTCGCTACGCACGCTCTCCGACTTCCAGGACCGGGCCTTCGTGCTCGCTACATGGATGGGAGCGTGAAGGTGACTGGTACGCCAGCGCTTGAACTACGGTCGGTGCACCGGGTCTACGGATTCGGGCCGTCCGCGACGAATGCCCTGGACGACGTCTCTCTGACGGTGCCGCCCGGCCGCTTCGTCAGCCTCATCGGGCCCAGCGGCTGCGGCAAGTCGACACTGCTGCGCCTCGCGGCCGGCCTCGAACAGCCCGACCGCGGCGAGGTCCAGGTGCACGGCGTCCCCCCGGCCAAGGCGTGCGCCGCCAAGATGATCGGCCTCGTGCCGCAGAGCCCGGCGTTGCTGCCGTGGCTGTCCGTGCTGCGCAACGTCACGCTGCCGCAGAAGATCAACAAGGGTGCCTCCAGGCGCCGCGAGCGCATCGCCGACTTCGAAGAGCGGCAAGCCGCCCCGGACATGCGGGATCTCCTCCTCAAGGCAGGTCTCGGCGAGGCCATGCACAAGCTCCCGGCACAGCTGTCCGGCGGTATGCGGCAGCGTGCCGCGATCGTGCGGGCCTTCGGCCTGCGGCCCGACATGCTCGTCATGGACGAGCCCTTCTCGGCCCTCGACGAGTTCACCCGCGAGAGCCTGCAGGACCAACTGCTCGACCTGTGGGACGAGTTGAAGACGACGGTCCTGTTCGTCACCCACTCCGTCTCCGAGGCCGTACGGCTCTCGGACACCGTGGTCGTCATGGCACCGCACCCAGGCCGCATCGTGGAGACCATCGACGTCGACCTGCCCCGGCCGCGCGGCAATCGCCTCTTCGGGGAACGTCACTTCCACGAGTACGAGGACCTGATCCGCGACCGGCTGCGCCGTGCCTGGCACGGCGAGGCCGCGTGAGTGGGGTGCGAGCGATGACCGTGACCGACGAACGCACCAGCACCACCCTGGCGAACGAGACGAAGACACCCGTCGAACCGTCGCGCTTCAGCCTCAGGCACCCGAGGTCCCGGATCGCATGGATCCGCCCCTCCGCATGGTTGCCCCTGACCGTGATGCTGGCGTTCCTCGCCGTGCTGTGGCAGTGGGGCGCCGACGAGCTGCCATACCTGCTGCCGCCGCTGCCGAAGATCGGCAGCTCACTGACCACCCAGTTCGGCTACTACGTCGACAACGCCCTCATCACCCTGGGCGAGGCGACGGCCGGCCTCGCGATCGGGTTCGTCGCGGCGTTCGTCCTGGCGGTGCTCACCAGCGAACTCCCGCTGGTGCGCCGGGCCGTCATGCCGATCGCCGTCGTCCTCAACGTCACCCCGCTGGTGGCGATCGCACCGGCCCTGGTCGTGGCCTTCGGCTTCGGCCCGCTGCCCAAACTCCTCATCGCCGGCCTGATCTGCTTCTTCCCGATCCTCATCAACACCGCGGCCGGACTGCGGTCCGTGCCCCAACAAGTGCTGCAGGTGTACCGGACGATGGACGCCGGCCGTATCGAGCTGCTGTGGCACGTGCGCATCCCCCACGCGCTGCCGTACGTGTTCGCCGCGCTGCGCATCGTCTTCCCGCTGTCGATCGTCGGCGCCGTGGTGGCCGAGATGTCGGCGTCGGGATCGACCGGCGGCCTCGGCACCGCGATCAGCGTGGCCTCGTCCATGAACCAACTGCCGGTCGTATACGCCTCGATCCTCGTCCTCGCGGTCATGGGCGTGCTGCTGCTCCTCGCCGTGACGCTGGTCGAACGCCGCGTCCTGCACTGGCACGACAGCGCGCACAACTGACTCGGCTTCCCCTCACCGCGCCCGTGGCAGCCATGGCCGGGCGCCCGGCGACCCACGCCCTCTTCCGCACCGTTCCCCGGCGGCCCTCGCCAGTTTGGAGTCACCCATGCAGCAACGTCTCTTCACATCCACCCTCGCCGCCCTCGTCCTGACGGCCTGCGTCGCGGGCTGCGGTTCGGACTCCGCCGACAGCGCCTCGGCCGGCTCGGAAGGTTCCGCGATCTCCGCCGGCCGCTGCGCCGAGAACAAGGCCGCCGGCAAGATCACCTACCTGTCGGGCTACCAGTACCAGTCGTCGGTGTCGATCCTGGAGTACATCGCCGCGAGCAAGCTCGGCTACTTCAAGGACCTCTGCCTCGCCGTCACCCTCAAACCCGGCACCGGCGACACGGCGCAGAACACCAAACTGCTGGCCAGCGGCCAGGCGACCGTGAGCCCGGTCTCCGAGCAGGACGTCATCCAGGCCCGCGCCAACGGCGTCGACATCACGGGCGTCTCCTCGTACTCGGACGCCGGAGTGGAGATCCTGATGACCAACAAGGACATCACCAAGCTGACCCAGCTCGACGGCAAGGTCGTCGGCCACAAGGGCTACGTACCCGCCACCGTCAGGGCGATGATGGTCAAGGCCGGAGTCGAGTGGGACTCGCTCAAGCTGGTCAAGCAGGGCTACGACCCCTCCGTACTGCCCCGCAGGCAGGGCGGCCTCGAAGCACTCACCGGGTTCGTCTCCAACGAGCCCAACCAGCTCAAGGCAGCCGGCGACGACGTCACCGTGTGGAAGCCCGTCGACTACGGCGTCCCGAGCTCGCTCGGCGCGATGGCCGTGAACCCCGCCTTCGCCAAGGCCCACCCGCACGCCGTGGAGGACATCCTGCGCGCCGCACTGCACGCCTACGACTACTGCTCCGCCGGCGAGCAGCACATCACCGAGTGCGTGGGATACGCCGCCGAGCTGGCCGGACCGACGTACGACAAGAAACTGAACGCGACCATCTGGAAGACCGAGACGCAGGTCGCCAAGGACAATCCGACACCCGGGCAACCGCTCGGCGGTATCGATCTCGACAACGTCACCGGGCTCGTCGACATGCTGCACCAGTTCCAGGTGGTGCCCGACAGCGTCACCGCCGACCAGGCCAAGGGGTGGTTCGACACGTCCTTCGTCAAGAACGTCCACACCGCCGACAAGCTCGTCTGGCCCGCCCCGTAGCCCGCAGGAATCTCACGGAAAGGCGCACGCACATGCCCGCGAAGGAATACGGAATCTTCCTCCCCATCGGGAACGGCGGATGGATGCTCTCCACGACCGCCCCGCATCCCGAGGCGAGTTACGAGTGGAACAAGCGAGCCGCCCTGCACGCGGAGACCATCGGCCTCGACTTCGTCATGTCGATGGCGAAGTGGCGCGGCTTCGGCGGCAGCACCGACCACTGGGGCCGCTCGCTCGAGTCGATGACGATGATGGCGGCGCTCGCCGAGGCGACCAGCCGGGTCAAGATCTGGGCGACCCTGCACGCCAACGTCCACAACCCCGCCCTCGCCGCGAAGATGTTCACCACCCTCCAGGACATCTCCGGCGGCCGAGCCGGCATGAACATCGTCAACGGCTCCTACGCGGGCGAGTTCGAGCAGTTCGGGCAGTGGGACCCGCAGCTCAGCCACGCGGACCGCTACCGGATGACGGAACTGTGGACCGAGGCGGTCACCCAGCTGTGGACCGAGGACTCCGTCACCATGCGCACGCCGTACTTCGACCTCGTCGACTGCGAGTCCCGCCCGCATCCTGCTGTCCGCCCGACCCTGATCAACGCGGGCCGATCGGAGGAGGCCCGGCGCTTCCAGGCCAAGTACGCCGACGGTGCCTTCCTCGCCGCCGAGAGCCTCGACGAGATGCGGATGCTGTCGGCCGACGTCCATGGCCGGGCGAAGGCGGGCGGCCGTGTCTGCAAGACGTATTCGATGCTCACCGTCGTCCAGGACGAGACCGACGGACTGGCCGCCAAGAAGGTGAAGGAGTGGGGCGCGGGCCTCGACCGCGAGGCGCTCGCCCATATGCGCCACACCTGGGGCATCCCCGAGGACCAGGCCCGCGCGTGGGCCGACGGCGCGGACGGCGAGGCCGCGTTCCAGACCCCGTATGTCGCGGGATCGGCGCGGACGGTCACCGAGCACATCGAGTACATCGTGCGCGAGGCCGACCTCGACGGGCTCATGCTGATCTTCCCGGAGTACGACGAGGACATGCTGCTGTTCGGCGAGACCGTGCTGCCGGTGCTGCGCGCCCGGGACGAGGTGCCGGCCTGATGTCCGACCTTCGTGACAGACAACTCGCCCACCTCACCCGGCCCGGCAGCAGGCCCGCGCTCGTCGTCGTCGACGTACAACGGGACTTCGCCGATCCCGACCGCCTCGCGGAGTACGGCCTGAAGGAGGCCGAGTTGTCGGCGCTCGACCAGGCCATCACCCGTATCGCCGACCTGGTGGACGCCGCACGGAGGGCTCAAGTGCCGGTCGTCTGGGTCGAGTTGGGCAGTGATCCCGCCCGGCCATGGCGGGCGAGCAACTGGCTGCGCGGAGGTGACTACGACGCGCCCATGAGCCCGGCCGAGCCGTGCGTGCTCGGGACGCCGGGGGCCGAGTGGTACCGCATGCGGCCGGCCGAGGGCGAACCACGCGTGGTCAAGCGCGGATACAGCGGCTTCCTCGGCACCGATCTCGACGCACGGCTGCGCGCGGCGGGCTGTGACTGGCTCACGATCGTGGGCCTGACGAGCGAGTGCTGTGTCGACGCGACCGCCCAGGACGCCGTGCAACTCGACTGGCCCGTGGTCGTCCCCCGGGACGCGACCGCCGCCTACGACCTGGATGTCAACGCCGCGGCCCTGCATCAGTTGGGACTCAACGTGGCCCTGCTCAGCGACGTCGGCGAAGTCGTCGAGCTGTGGAAGAGGAGCGCGCGGTGAACGGCATGCACATCGGCTACGACCTCTCCTTCACCCATACCGAGGGCGCGTGGGCCCGCCAGGGCTCCTGGGTCGGCCAGGACTTCCCCGACGTACGCATGTACATGGAACTGGCGCGGACCGCCGAGCGGGCCGGCGTCGGCATGCTGTTCTTCGGCGACGGCAGCGGCATCCCCAGCACCTGGCAGGGCAGCATCGAACCGGCCGTGGAGTGGGGCATCCAGTGGCCGCGGCACGACATGTCGCCGGTCATCGCGGCGATGTCCACGGTGACCGAGAAGGT contains:
- a CDS encoding aminoglycoside phosphotransferase family protein, whose translation is MATVRTVDTRPQIDDALVRRLIDTQFPQWAGLPLKLLDPAGSDHVIYRLGEELSVRLPRHAGAIGQARKEFQWLPRLAPHLPLAVPVPVRVGEPDFGYPWPWAVSRWLDGEVATVEALAGSSTAAVELAQFLTALQQFAPEDIHAESTLVELTGRPLSDRDRATRAAIAQVDGVFDATAMTELWDAALSAPGWDRSPVWFHGDFHTGNLLTVDGRLSAVIDFGELGTGDPARDLMIAFTLMSADSRAVFRDALDVDDATWMRGRGWALATGLNAYTSYAAVDPRVAEQTTRQINQALVG
- a CDS encoding YihY/virulence factor BrkB family protein; its protein translation is MVRTLKRHGRHGGHSATDQKAETVRAPEAGPDEQVERQAPDKPTDLPKRSWGAVLKGTLKEFKKDELTDRAAALTYYSILALFPALLALISLLGVVGQSASQQVLDNIQNLAPGAARDVLSSAVQQMQGSAGIGSVMAIVGLLLAVWSASGYVAAFIRSANAVYDVPEGRPVWKVLPVRVGVTVVLMVLAVVSAVIVVFTGSLAQQLGSTLGVGDTALTVWSIAKWPVLALLVTTMIAILYWATPNARVRGFRWITPGSFLALVIWMIASAGFALYVANFASYNKTYGTFAGVIIFLVWLWITNLAILLGLECDAELARQRAVAGGQPADEEPYVQPRDTRKWDEEDRRRLGS
- a CDS encoding phosphatase PAP2 family protein, whose product is MADLHDGDRRLARRTIGSGPPWVRRLASAVQEAAEHTKLWWATAGAMAALGGWRGSTAAAAGVTAMTMSEVLSNAVAKKLYRRRRPPREWVPPEELRERPDSSSFPSGHTAAAVAFAGAVAPVWPAAGAACGLSAVVVSAERVHSGARYPSDVAAGGVIGLAAAALVRAVPHLPWRRLL
- a CDS encoding phage holin family protein, producing the protein MTADGSPRPGSGAQEPVSDLVQRASRQLSQLVRDEMRLAQAEMTEKGKRFGRGGGLFGGAGLMGVLTLQALVATVIAVLSLALDVWVAALIVTGVLAAVTALMAALGKRQISQASPPRPEQTMESVKADMAEIKEKAHR
- a CDS encoding DUF3618 domain-containing protein, producing MTQDKPNKGDETAPSPEQLREQVEATREELGETVEALAAKTDVKARAQEKTAAVRHQVAEKTTQVRTQLKDKATHAAHVVQDRTPEPVRAKAAAATEQVHDKAVHVAELARDKAPEPVREKAGQGMQVARANRTPLLTAAGALIALLLIRRARRHR
- a CDS encoding DUF4235 domain-containing protein, with translation MKASKVAYKPVGMAMGALSGALAGAMFKEVWKRLGHEEDAPDATDEHRTWREVVSAAVLQGAIFAGVKAVVDRGGATATRRLTGTWPG
- a CDS encoding ABC transporter ATP-binding protein, coding for MTGTPALELRSVHRVYGFGPSATNALDDVSLTVPPGRFVSLIGPSGCGKSTLLRLAAGLEQPDRGEVQVHGVPPAKACAAKMIGLVPQSPALLPWLSVLRNVTLPQKINKGASRRRERIADFEERQAAPDMRDLLLKAGLGEAMHKLPAQLSGGMRQRAAIVRAFGLRPDMLVMDEPFSALDEFTRESLQDQLLDLWDELKTTVLFVTHSVSEAVRLSDTVVVMAPHPGRIVETIDVDLPRPRGNRLFGERHFHEYEDLIRDRLRRAWHGEAA
- a CDS encoding ABC transporter permease; translated protein: MTVTDERTSTTLANETKTPVEPSRFSLRHPRSRIAWIRPSAWLPLTVMLAFLAVLWQWGADELPYLLPPLPKIGSSLTTQFGYYVDNALITLGEATAGLAIGFVAAFVLAVLTSELPLVRRAVMPIAVVLNVTPLVAIAPALVVAFGFGPLPKLLIAGLICFFPILINTAAGLRSVPQQVLQVYRTMDAGRIELLWHVRIPHALPYVFAALRIVFPLSIVGAVVAEMSASGSTGGLGTAISVASSMNQLPVVYASILVLAVMGVLLLLAVTLVERRVLHWHDSAHN
- a CDS encoding ABC transporter substrate-binding protein; translation: MQQRLFTSTLAALVLTACVAGCGSDSADSASAGSEGSAISAGRCAENKAAGKITYLSGYQYQSSVSILEYIAASKLGYFKDLCLAVTLKPGTGDTAQNTKLLASGQATVSPVSEQDVIQARANGVDITGVSSYSDAGVEILMTNKDITKLTQLDGKVVGHKGYVPATVRAMMVKAGVEWDSLKLVKQGYDPSVLPRRQGGLEALTGFVSNEPNQLKAAGDDVTVWKPVDYGVPSSLGAMAVNPAFAKAHPHAVEDILRAALHAYDYCSAGEQHITECVGYAAELAGPTYDKKLNATIWKTETQVAKDNPTPGQPLGGIDLDNVTGLVDMLHQFQVVPDSVTADQAKGWFDTSFVKNVHTADKLVWPAP
- a CDS encoding LLM class flavin-dependent oxidoreductase; protein product: MPAKEYGIFLPIGNGGWMLSTTAPHPEASYEWNKRAALHAETIGLDFVMSMAKWRGFGGSTDHWGRSLESMTMMAALAEATSRVKIWATLHANVHNPALAAKMFTTLQDISGGRAGMNIVNGSYAGEFEQFGQWDPQLSHADRYRMTELWTEAVTQLWTEDSVTMRTPYFDLVDCESRPHPAVRPTLINAGRSEEARRFQAKYADGAFLAAESLDEMRMLSADVHGRAKAGGRVCKTYSMLTVVQDETDGLAAKKVKEWGAGLDREALAHMRHTWGIPEDQARAWADGADGEAAFQTPYVAGSARTVTEHIEYIVREADLDGLMLIFPEYDEDMLLFGETVLPVLRARDEVPA
- a CDS encoding cysteine hydrolase family protein — its product is MSDLRDRQLAHLTRPGSRPALVVVDVQRDFADPDRLAEYGLKEAELSALDQAITRIADLVDAARRAQVPVVWVELGSDPARPWRASNWLRGGDYDAPMSPAEPCVLGTPGAEWYRMRPAEGEPRVVKRGYSGFLGTDLDARLRAAGCDWLTIVGLTSECCVDATAQDAVQLDWPVVVPRDATAAYDLDVNAAALHQLGLNVALLSDVGEVVELWKRSAR